The window TCGGGGAGGAGGCCTTCCGCAGGATGGAGAAGGAAGCGGTGCGGGAGCTCGTGGGAAAGGACTACCTGGTCCTCTCCCTGGGCGGGGGAACCTTCATGGACCCGGAAAGCCAAAAGGCCCTCCTCGGCCGCGGGCCCGTGGTGGCCCTATGGGCGAGCCCCGAGACCATCCTGGAAAGGGCCATGCGCAAGCCCGGGGAAAGGCCCCTCCTCCAGGTGGAAAACCCCCTGGAGAGGATCCGGACCCTCCTCGAGGCCCGGGCCCCCGTCTACCGCAAGGCCCACATCCACGTCTCCACCGACGGGCGTCGCGTGGAGGAAGTGGTGGAGGAGATCGTAGAGAAGCTCTGGCGCCATGCAGAGGCTAGAGGTGCGTGAACCCGTCCCCTACCCCATCCTCGTGGGGGAAGGGGTCCTGAAGGAGGTCCCCCCGCTTGCGGGCCCCGCCGCCCTCCTCTTTGACCGGAGGGTGGAGGGCTTCGCCCAGGAGGTGGCGAAGGCCCTGGGCGTGCGCCACCTCCTGGGGCTCCCCGGGGGAGAGGCGGCGAAGTCCTTGGAGGTCTACGGGAAGGTCCTGTCCTGGCTTGCGGAAAAGGGGCTTCCCCGGAACGCCACCCTTCTCGTGGTGGGGGGCGGGACCCTCACGGACCTGGGCGGCTTCGTGGCCGCCACCTACCTCCGGGGGGTGGCCTACCTCGCCTTCCCCACCACCACCTTGGCCATCGTGGACGCGAGCGTGGGGGGGAAGACCGGGATCAACCTGCCCGAGGGGAAGAACCTGGTGGGGGCCTTCCACTTCCCCCAAGGGGTCTACGCCGAGCTTAGGGCGCTTAAGACCCTTCCCCTCCCCACCTTCAAGGAGGGCCTGGTGGAGGCCTTCAAGCACGGGCTCATCGCCGGGGACGAGGCCCTTCTCAAGGTGGAGGACCTCACGCCGCAAAGCCCCCGCCTCGAGGCCTTCTTGGCCAGGGCGGTGGCGGTGAAGGTGCGGGTCACCGAGGAAGACCCCCTGGAGAAGGGAAAAAGGCGCCTTTTAAACCTCGGCCACACCCTGGGCCACGCCCTGGAGGCCCAAACCCGCCACGCCCTCCCCCACGGGATGGCCGTGGCCTACGGCCTCCTCTACGCCGCCCTTCTGGGAAGGGCCCTCGGGGGCGAGGACCTTTTGCCCCCCGTGCGCCGCCTCCTCCTCTGGCTCTCCCCCCCTCCCCTGCCGCCTTTGGCCTTTGAAGACCTCCTCCCCTACCTCCTCCGGGACAAGAAGAAGGTCTCGGAAAGCCTCCACTGGGTGGTGCCCCTGGCCCCGGGGAGGCTTGTGGTGCGCCCCTTGCCCGAAGGCCTCCTCCGGGAGGCCTTCGCCGCCTGGCGGGAGGAGCTTAAAGGGCTTGGCCTCCTCCGCTAGGCGCCCGCAACCTGGAACCCCGGCGCAAGCCGGCACGGGGTGGCCTCAAAGCCCCACCCCCACGGGCCTCAGCACCCCGCGCTTGGCCTTGCCGAAGTCCAGGGGGAACTCCCCCGCCGCCGTCTTCAGGACCACGAGGGCCAGGGGGTGGTCCTCCCCCTCCCAGGCCACCCCCTCCCCCGTGGCGAAGGCCAGGGCCCTGGGGTCTTCCGGGGTAAGGGCGAGGCGGGGAAGCCCCTCGGGCCAAGGGAGGGTGGCCCCGAAGGCGAGGGCGAGGGCCCTCGCGGGGAGGAAGCGGCCCTTCTGCACCTTGCCCAGGTAGAGGCCCGGGGCAGGGGCCTTGAGGCCCAAGAGGGTGGGAAGCCCCTCGGGGAGGAGGTAGAGGTGGCCTGCCCGGTCAAGGACGGGGCCTTCCAAGGTAAGCCCCGCCTCCTCCAAAAAGCCCCTAAAGGCCCGCAGGGCCTCCTGGGAGAGGGGGGAAGGGCGTTCCAGGCGCGGCGTGCTCCAGGCCCCCCCCTCCTTGCGGAAGCGGGCGAGGAAGTGGCCCTCCCCCTCGAGGCGGTGGGGCCAGAGCCTCGCGGTCTTAAGGAGCTCCGGGTTCCCCTCCCCCCACTCCGGCACCCCCGGGGCGAAAAGGGGGTGGAGGCGGGCGTCCTCGAGGCGGAACTCCGGGTGCGCCTTGAGGAAGTGGGCCACCACCCCCTCGTTCTCCTCGGGGGCGAAGGTGCAGGTGGAGTAGACCAACACCCCCCCAGGCCCCAGGAGCCTCGAGGCCTGGGCCAGGAGGGCCTTCTGCACCTCCGCCATCCTCTTGGGCGCCGAGGGCCCCCAGTGGCGCGCGGCCTCCCTGTCCTTGCGGAACATCCCCTCCCCCGAGCAGGGGGCGTCCAGGAGGACCCGGTGGAAGTAGGTCCCGAAGGCCTCGGCCAGGGCCCTGGGAGGGGCCTGGGTCACGGCGAGGGGGGCCCCCCAGCGCTCCACGTTCTCCAGAAGGCCCCGCACCCGTTTGCCGTCCACCTCGTTGGCCAAAAGAAGCCCCTTCCCCCCCATGCGGGCGGCGAGGTGGGTGGTCTTGCCCCCCGGGGCCGCCGCGAGGTCCAAGACCCTTTCCCCGGGCTTCGGGTCCAGGAGGACCCCCACCGCCTGGGCGCTCGGCTCCTGGATGTAGTAGAGCCCGGCGTAGAAGAAGGGGTGGGGGCCGGGCCTGGCCTCCTCGGGGTAGTAAAACCCCTCCTGGCACCAGGGAATGGGCCGTAGGGGCCAGGGGGAGATCCTCTGAAAGGCCTCGGGGGGAAGCTTCAGGGTGTTCACCCGGAGGCCGTAGGTGCGCTTCCCCTCCGTGAGGGCCTTGAGGAAGGCGGGAAACTCCTCGCCCAGAAGCTCGGCCATGCGGGAAAGGAAGGCCTTGGGCAGCACCCGTGTACCCTAGCACGGAAGGCCCGAAGGCCTCAAGGGATACCATGGGCCCATGATCGTCGCCCTGGGGGCCGACCTGGTGGAGATCGCCCGCGTGGAAAGGCTCCTTTCCCGCCACGGGGAGAGGGCCTTGAGGCGGCTTTTTCACGAGGAGGAGGTGGCCTACGCCCTCGCCCGCCAAAACCCTTTCCCGAGCCTCGCCGCCCGCCTTGCGGCCAAGGAGGCCTTCCAGAAGTGCTGGCCGGAAAGCCTCTCCTGGAAGGAGGTCTGGGTGGGGATGGAAGGGAAAAGGCCCGCCCTTCGCTTCGCCCCCCGAATAGAAGCCCGCATGGCGGAGGAAGGGCTTTTCGCCCACCTCTCCCTAAGCCACGAGCGGAGCCACGCCTTGGCGGTGGTGGTCCTCGAGGCTAGGGCACGAGGCGGAGGATGAAGGCGTAGCGGTAGACCTCTCCCCTTCCCGCCGCCAAAGCCCCCCGGACCATGTTCCAAAGCACCAAGGCCAAAAGGGCGAGGGCTAAGGGATACACAACAACAATCCCCACCACGGTGAGGGCCAGGAGGAAAAGCCCCAGCCCGTAAAGGGTGTAGCTGATCTGGCCGTTCAAGGACTCCTTGGCATGGGCCTGGACGAAGGGGGTCTTGGGCCCCAAGAAGAGGATGGCGAGAGGGAGGAGGACCTGGCCGATGAGGAGGAAGTACCCCACCAAAGGGGCCAGGTGGGCCACCGCCGCCCAGGTCCGCTCCTCCGGGGAAGGGATCACCAGGCCACCTCCTCCACCTCTTCCCGGATGCGGATGGGCCCCTGCTTCTCCGGCCTCAGGCCCGTCTTGTCCTGATAAAAGGCCCGGATGGCGGCGAAGTCCCGGCGGATGTCCCCGGTCGGGTAGAGGTAGCCCCCGATGCCCACCTCCTTCCGCCGGAAGTCGGCGTACCCCAGGGCGATGGGCACCCCCGCCTTCAGGGCCATGTAGTAAAACCCGGTGCGCCAGTAGGGGGCCTTGCCCCGGGTCCCCTCCGGGGTGATGAGGATGGCGATCTCCTCCTCCCGGCGGAAGATCTCCGCCACCTGGTCCACGAGGCCCTCCCGCCGGGAACGGTCCACGGGGATGCCCCCTAAGGCCCGCATGAGGTGGCCGAGGGGGGGCTTGAAGAGCTCCTTCTTGCCCAGCCAGCGGGCGCGGATGCGGGCCCCCCAAAGGGCCAAAAGGCCCACCACGAAGTCCCAGTTGGAGGTGTGGGGGGCGCCGATGAGGACGTACTTCCGCGAGGGAGGGGGCGCGACCTTAAGCTCCCAGCCGAAAAGCCTCAGGAGAAAGCGGGCGAGCTTCTGCATGCCTCCTAGGAGTATACCGCGTGTGGTACACTAAAGGGTAACGCCGGGTGGGGCCTTCCCCACCCCTTTTCGTGGAGGGCGCATGCACAAGGTGGTCATCGTGGGCAGGCCCAACGTGGGCAAATCCAGCCTCTTCAACCGCCTCCTCAAGAAGCGGAGCGCGGTGGTGGCGGACGTGCCCGGGGTCACCCGCGACCTTAAAGAGGGCGTGGTGGAAACCGACCGGGGCCGGTTCCTCCTGGTGGACACGGGGGGGCTCTGGTCCGGGGACAAGTGGGAGAAGAAGATCCAGGAGAAGGTGGACCGGGCCCTGGAGGACGCCGAGGTGGTGCTCTTCGCCGTGGACGGGCGGGCCGAGCTCACCCAGGCGGACTACGAGGTGGCCGAGTACCTGCGGAGGAAGGGGAAGCCCGTGATCCTCGTGGCCACCAAGGTGGACGACCCCAAGCACGAGCTCTACCTGGGCCCCCTCTACGGCCTCGGCTTCGGCGACCCCATCCCCACCTCCAGCGAGCACGCGAGGGGGCTGGAGGAGCTCCTCGAGGCCATCTGGGAGAGGCTTCCCGTACGCCAGATAGAGACCGAGCCCGAGGTGGCGGGCATCCGGCTCGCCATCGTGGGCCGGCCCAACGCCGGGAAGTCCAGCCTCTTGAACGCCATCCTGGGGGAGGAGCGGGTCATCGTCTCCGAGGAGCCGGGCACCACCCGGGACGCCATTGACGTGGAGTTCTTCTTCGGCGGCCAGCGCTTCGTCCTCGTGGACACCGCCGGGATCCGCAAGCGGCCCGAAAACCTCGTGGAGGAGCTCGCCATCCGGCGGAGCCTTAGGGCCATGGACGAGGCGGACGTGGTCCTCCTCGTGGTGGACCCCTTCCAGGTGGGGGACCGGGAGCTCAAGCTCGCCAACGAGGCCCTGGACCGGGGCAAGCCCGTCCTTTTGGTCATCACCAAGTGGGACCTGGTGGACAAGGAGGACGCCCCCAAGATGCGGCGCCTCCTCCGGGAAAAGCTCGCCCACCTGGACCACCTCCCCCGGGTCTTCACCTCCGCCCTGACGCGGCAGAACCTGGACCGGATCTTCCGGGAGGCGGTGCGCCTTCACGAACTCAACCAGACCCGCGTCCCCACCGCCGAGCTCAACCGCTGGGTGGCGGTCTGGACGAGCCGCGTGCAGATGCCGAACTTCAAGGGCAAGCCCCTCAAGATCCTCTACGCCACCCAGCCCGAGGTGGCCCCGCCCACCTTCGTCTTCTTCGTGAACCACCCGGAGTTCGTCACCCGGGCCTTTGAGAACTACCTGAAAAACCGCATCGGCGAGGACCTGGGCCTAAGAGAGGTGCCCTTCCGCCTGGTCTTCCGGGGAAGGAGGGAGGAGTAGCGCCATCCCCTCCACCGCCCCCGTCCGCAAGGAGAGGTGGGCCAGGGGGGTGAGGGGGGTGGGCTCGGGGTTCACCTCCACCAGGTAGGCCCCCGAGGCGAAGGCGATCCGGCCCAAGGAGGCCGCGGGCTCCACCTCGGCGCTGGTGCCCACCACCAAGGCGAAGTCGGCCTCGGCGAAGGCCCTTTCCGCCCTCTCCCAAGCCCCTTCCGGCAGAAACTCCCCGAACCAGACCACATCGGGCCGGGCCCGGTGGCCGCAGGCCGGGCAGAAGGGGGGCGGGGCGAAGGCCTCCGGCAAGGGAAACCGCTTCCCGCAGGCCTCGCACCGGGCCCTGAGGAGGTTGCCGTGGAGCTCCACCAGGTTCTGGCTTCCCGCGAGGGCGTGAAGGCCGTCCACGTTCTGGGTGACGAGGAGGAAGCTTCCCCCCCGGGAGAGGATGCGCCTCTCCAGCTCCACTAGGGCGTAGTGGGCCGGGTTGGGCTTGGCCTCCCGCACCTTCTGGATGCGCCAGGCGTACCAGGCCCAGACCTTCTCCGGGTCCCGGGCGTAGGCCTCGGGGGTGGCGTAGTCCAGGGGGTTGAAGTTTTTCCAAAGCCCCTCGGCGTCCCGGAAGGTGGGGATGCCGGAGGGCTTGGAGATGCCCGCCCCCGTGAGGACCGCCACCCGCCTCGCCTCCTCCAGGCGCTTCCGGGCTTCCTCCAACCGCTCCATGGCCCCATCGTATCCTTAACCCATGAGGCTCTTCACCCCCGAGGCCATGCGGGAGGCGGACCGGAAGGCCGTGGAGCGGGGCTACCCGAGCCTCCTTCTCATGGAGTGGGCGGGGATGAAGGCGGCGAGGGTCTACCTGGAGCTCTTCGGCAAGGCCCCCGCCCTCGTCCTCGCGGGCAAGGGGAATAACGGCGGGGACGGCCTCGTCCTCGCCCGCCACCTCCTCCTGGAGGGGGTAGGGGTGCGGGTCTATGCCGCAGGGGGCCAAACCGGGGACGCCCTCCTCGCCCTCCAGGCCCTCCTCGCCCACGGGGTGGAGGTAAGGCCCCTGGAGGAGGCTTCCTTCCGGGAGGGGGAGGTGGTGGTGGACGCCCTCTTCGGCACCGGTCTTAAAGGGCCCCTCACGGACTTTTACGCCGAACTCGTGGAGCGGGTGAACCGGGCAGGCCTCCCCGTCCTCGCCCTGGACCTCCCCTCGGGCCTCCCCTTTAGCCCCCACGTGCGGGCCACGGCCACCGTGGCCTTCGCCGCCCTCAAGACCCCGCACCTTTTCCAGAGGGAGGCCTGCGGGAAGCTTTACCTGGCGGAGATCGGCCTGCCCAAGCCCCTCCTGGAAAGGGAGGACCTCCCCGAGGTGGCAAGTCCCGAGGCCCTAAGGCCCCTCCTCCCCAGGCGCCCCCTCACCGCCCACAAGGGAAGCGTGGGCCGGGTGGGGGTCTTAGGGGGGTACCAGGGGGAGGACCTCCGCTACGCCGGGGCGCCCCTCCTCGCCGCCCTTGGGGCCTACCGCATGGGGGCGGGGCTCGTGCACCTGGTGGCGCCGGAGGGCACGCCTCTAGAGCCCCTCGAGGCCGTCTTCCACCCCGTCCCCTCCCCTGCCCTTCCCCCCCTCAAGGCGGAGGCCCTGGCCGTGGGGATGGGCGGGGGGCCCTGGGGGAGGGCGTGGGCCCTAAAGGCCCTGGAGGCCCGCCTTCCCACCGTCTTGGACGCGGACGCCCTCCACCCGGAGGTGGCCGAGGCCTACCGGAAGGCGGGCGTCCCCGCCGTCCTTAC of the Thermus thermophilus HB8 genome contains:
- a CDS encoding 4'-phosphopantetheinyl transferase superfamily protein, with product MIVALGADLVEIARVERLLSRHGERALRRLFHEEEVAYALARQNPFPSLAARLAAKEAFQKCWPESLSWKEVWVGMEGKRPALRFAPRIEARMAEEGLFAHLSLSHERSHALAVVVLEARARGGG
- a CDS encoding DUF4870 domain-containing protein — its product is MIPSPEERTWAAVAHLAPLVGYFLLIGQVLLPLAILFLGPKTPFVQAHAKESLNGQISYTLYGLGLFLLALTVVGIVVVYPLALALLALVLWNMVRGALAAGRGEVYRYAFILRLVP
- a CDS encoding bifunctional ADP-dependent NAD(P)H-hydrate dehydratase/NAD(P)H-hydrate epimerase; translated protein: MRLFTPEAMREADRKAVERGYPSLLLMEWAGMKAARVYLELFGKAPALVLAGKGNNGGDGLVLARHLLLEGVGVRVYAAGGQTGDALLALQALLAHGVEVRPLEEASFREGEVVVDALFGTGLKGPLTDFYAELVERVNRAGLPVLALDLPSGLPFSPHVRATATVAFAALKTPHLFQREACGKLYLAEIGLPKPLLEREDLPEVASPEALRPLLPRRPLTAHKGSVGRVGVLGGYQGEDLRYAGAPLLAALGAYRMGAGLVHLVAPEGTPLEPLEAVFHPVPSPALPPLKAEALAVGMGGGPWGRAWALKALEARLPTVLDADALHPEVAEAYRKAGVPAVLTPHAGEAGRLLGISPEEVAKDPLGAARALAERTGLAVVLKGNPTVVAEGERLSVNPTGNPALATGGTGDVLSGAIAALLAAGLRPFDAARLGVFLHGLAGDLLAEEKGVGLLAREVAEALPRARRLLQEGRVPPAFFPR
- the rsmF gene encoding 16S rRNA (cytosine(1407)-C(5))-methyltransferase RsmF encodes the protein MLPKAFLSRMAELLGEEFPAFLKALTEGKRTYGLRVNTLKLPPEAFQRISPWPLRPIPWCQEGFYYPEEARPGPHPFFYAGLYYIQEPSAQAVGVLLDPKPGERVLDLAAAPGGKTTHLAARMGGKGLLLANEVDGKRVRGLLENVERWGAPLAVTQAPPRALAEAFGTYFHRVLLDAPCSGEGMFRKDREAARHWGPSAPKRMAEVQKALLAQASRLLGPGGVLVYSTCTFAPEENEGVVAHFLKAHPEFRLEDARLHPLFAPGVPEWGEGNPELLKTARLWPHRLEGEGHFLARFRKEGGAWSTPRLERPSPLSQEALRAFRGFLEEAGLTLEGPVLDRAGHLYLLPEGLPTLLGLKAPAPGLYLGKVQKGRFLPARALALAFGATLPWPEGLPRLALTPEDPRALAFATGEGVAWEGEDHPLALVVLKTAAGEFPLDFGKAKRGVLRPVGVGL
- a CDS encoding lysophospholipid acyltransferase family protein: MQKLARFLLRLFGWELKVAPPPSRKYVLIGAPHTSNWDFVVGLLALWGARIRARWLGKKELFKPPLGHLMRALGGIPVDRSRREGLVDQVAEIFRREEEIAILITPEGTRGKAPYWRTGFYYMALKAGVPIALGYADFRRKEVGIGGYLYPTGDIRRDFAAIRAFYQDKTGLRPEKQGPIRIREEVEEVAW
- a CDS encoding shikimate kinase, whose product is MARLEVPRPATFVTLTGFMGVGKSRIGRELARALMLHFIDLDRYIERRTGISIPDIFRHLGEEAFRRMEKEAVRELVGKDYLVLSLGGGTFMDPESQKALLGRGPVVALWASPETILERAMRKPGERPLLQVENPLERIRTLLEARAPVYRKAHIHVSTDGRRVEEVVEEIVEKLWRHAEARGA
- a CDS encoding 3-dehydroquinate synthase yields the protein MQRLEVREPVPYPILVGEGVLKEVPPLAGPAALLFDRRVEGFAQEVAKALGVRHLLGLPGGEAAKSLEVYGKVLSWLAEKGLPRNATLLVVGGGTLTDLGGFVAATYLRGVAYLAFPTTTLAIVDASVGGKTGINLPEGKNLVGAFHFPQGVYAELRALKTLPLPTFKEGLVEAFKHGLIAGDEALLKVEDLTPQSPRLEAFLARAVAVKVRVTEEDPLEKGKRRLLNLGHTLGHALEAQTRHALPHGMAVAYGLLYAALLGRALGGEDLLPPVRRLLLWLSPPPLPPLAFEDLLPYLLRDKKKVSESLHWVVPLAPGRLVVRPLPEGLLREAFAAWREELKGLGLLR
- the der gene encoding ribosome biogenesis GTPase Der; the protein is MHKVVIVGRPNVGKSSLFNRLLKKRSAVVADVPGVTRDLKEGVVETDRGRFLLVDTGGLWSGDKWEKKIQEKVDRALEDAEVVLFAVDGRAELTQADYEVAEYLRRKGKPVILVATKVDDPKHELYLGPLYGLGFGDPIPTSSEHARGLEELLEAIWERLPVRQIETEPEVAGIRLAIVGRPNAGKSSLLNAILGEERVIVSEEPGTTRDAIDVEFFFGGQRFVLVDTAGIRKRPENLVEELAIRRSLRAMDEADVVLLVVDPFQVGDRELKLANEALDRGKPVLLVITKWDLVDKEDAPKMRRLLREKLAHLDHLPRVFTSALTRQNLDRIFREAVRLHELNQTRVPTAELNRWVAVWTSRVQMPNFKGKPLKILYATQPEVAPPTFVFFVNHPEFVTRAFENYLKNRIGEDLGLREVPFRLVFRGRREE
- a CDS encoding SIR2 family NAD-dependent protein deacylase, which codes for MERLEEARKRLEEARRVAVLTGAGISKPSGIPTFRDAEGLWKNFNPLDYATPEAYARDPEKVWAWYAWRIQKVREAKPNPAHYALVELERRILSRGGSFLLVTQNVDGLHALAGSQNLVELHGNLLRARCEACGKRFPLPEAFAPPPFCPACGHRARPDVVWFGEFLPEGAWERAERAFAEADFALVVGTSAEVEPAASLGRIAFASGAYLVEVNPEPTPLTPLAHLSLRTGAVEGMALLLPPSPEDQAEGHLS